Proteins from a single region of Trichoplusia ni isolate ovarian cell line Hi5 chromosome 3, tn1, whole genome shotgun sequence:
- the LOC113509038 gene encoding uncharacterized protein LOC113509038: MMIRRMATDVIKETYRRMDRVEYIKQDNFNTVGYEVGYLVFVINERYRRMIDKYNTTMTMQGALYQMEHVMFLQDVEMNYWELEHLMNMLHEVERKYKIETSILSTYHEMNSKEVQEEKARIAKEKKAAKMKGKGVGSDPLGSNYPGQNRPRKKKKQFVLSDYIKNRLNPTTTQKTRWWWPIEYGWEIDYWW, translated from the exons ATGATGATTCGTCGCATGGCCACGGATGTTATAAAAGAAACTTATCGCAGAATGGATCGCGTCGAATATATAAAACAGGATAATTTTAACACGGTTGGATACGAG GTCGGATACTTggtatttgtaataaatgagAGATATCGACGGATGATCGACAAATACAACACGACAATGACTATGCAAGGAGCTCTGTATCAAATGGAACACGTCATGTTCTTACAAGACGTCGAAATGAACTACTGGGAGCTTGAACATTTGA tgaacATGCTACACGAAGTGGagagaaaatacaaaatagaaaCAAGTATTCTCTCAACTTATCATGAGATGAATTCAAAGGAGGTACAAGAAGAAAAGGCTCGCATAGCCAAGGAGAAAAAAGCTGCAAAGATGAAGGGCAAAGGAGTTGGGAGTGACCCATTAGGATCAAACTATCCAGGGCAGAATAGGCCCAGGAAGAAGAAGAAGCAATTTGTATTATCTGATTACATCAAAAATAGGCTCAATCCGACCACGACGCAGAAGACAAGATGGTGGTGGCCTATTGAATACGGATGGGAAATCGATTATTGGTGGTAG
- the LOC113509039 gene encoding uncharacterized protein LOC113509039 — translation LPRGLVPYDSEQRIVAGFGRGLCPEVRHSGLDKKKLTNPFSVSATFENPELQKIYNQSIFHDLSWNIKLLLFKEVFNAEGNPSTGDLGPEAVPQRRVPSIESLVQRRQDDDTRDPGEDDNNMRLKLFRLMYETVRDSDLKCKRAELIRTHYENSTTFEIGYLMGDVMDKFNIMSDITMTLKRLFREWKPIEHINAYEQIANQAIEINHLIDIMRGMNKKNETSTPPPKG, via the coding sequence ttaccacgcgggctggttccatacgactcagaacagagaatcgtggcaGGATTTGGTAGAGGTCTTTGCCCAGAAGTGAGACACAGCgggctagacaaaaaaaaattaacaaatccCTTTTCAGTTTCAGCTACATTCGAAAATCCGGAACTCCAGAAAATttacaatcaatcaattttcCACGACCTATCTTGGAACATCAAATTACTGCTTTTCAAAGAAGTTTTCAATGCTGAAGGGAATCCAAGTACTGGAGACTTGGGTCCAGAAGCTGTGCCTCAAAGAAGGGTACCAAGTATCGAGTCTTTAGTCCAAAGACGACAGGACGACGACACAAGAGACCCAGGGGAAGATGACAACAACATGAGATTAAAACTATTCCGACTTATGTACGAGACAGTTCGGGACAGCGACCTGAAATGCAAAAGAGCTGAGTTAATCAGAACTCATTATGAAAACTCAACGACTTTCGAAATAGGATACTTAATGGGGGATGTTATggacaaatttaatattatgtcgGACATAACTATGACACTGAAACGTTTATTTCGAGAGTGGAAACCAATTGAACACATCAATGCTTATGAACAAATTGCTAATCAAGCGATTGAAATTAATCATTTGATTGATATAATGAGGGGTATGAATAAAAAGAATGAAACTTCTACGCCGCCCCCGAAGGGATAA
- the LOC113492387 gene encoding uncharacterized protein LOC113492387: MIELYKDLYNKDQKRTELIGPGVKVLRLIHYIINMELVHFLEVEIDEFIHVLEVSAHNDMVQGNHMASALRNGPEVEEESSSKEEEEAKVKSRTREEFLMKRLGSNITTTKKRFIDHWPVEETWSLEGANIYQK, translated from the exons ATGATAGAGCTATACAAAGATCTTTACAACAAAGATCAGAAAAGAACGGAACTCATCGGTCCAGGAGTAAAAGTCCTCAGACTCATTCATTACATCATAAATATGGAACTGGTACATTTTCTAGAAGTAGAAATAGATGAATTCATCCACGTTCTAGAAGTATCAGCTCATAATGACATGGTGCAGGGGAACCACATGGCTTCGGCGTTGAGAAATGGCCCGGAAGTCGAGGAGG aGTCTTCGTCGAAAGAAGAAGAGGAGGCGAAGGTCAAGAGTAGGACGAGAGAGGAGTTCCTAATGAAGAGGCTCGGTTCAAATATTACCACCACTAAGAAGAGATTTATCGATCATTGGCCGGTAGAAGAAACCTGGTCTTTGGAAGGGGCCAACATCTATCAGAAGTAA